TTGAGGCTCTGGCCCAAACCCCAACGCGCGACCGTCGGCGCGCATTCATCGGTGAGCTCGTCATGGAGCATCAGGAATCGGTCGAAGAGCTCGAAGGCGGCCGCAACGGGCAGCGCATCGGCGAGATTTCCGTCAGCCGCATCGCACGCCCACAGGACCAGAGAGGGGCGCACCCGATCGCGCACGTGCCGGTTTGGAAGTCGCTCTTCAATGATCTTGCCCGCGACCGAGGTCGTCGGAAAAATGATCTGCCGGAGGTATCGCTCGAGCGAAGCACGATGCCCGCTCAACGGCAATCGACAGCCGATCGAAGTCATGCCGTCAGGTCCTTCGACCGTTCTCCGCCTCGTCGCCTTGTGGACCGGGCCATTCCGTCCGTGGAAGACGCTCCACCAAGTAGCGTTCGCGTTCCCGGGAAACCCCGAGCAACCCGTCGAGACTCGTCAACTCCAGTAATCGCCGCATATTACTCTCGCCGACGAGCGCTTCCAAGCGGCGCCCTGCGCCGTTGAGTCGTTTGTAAAGTCCAATTAGTTCGGCCAGAGCGGTCGAATCAAAGAAGCTCGCGTCGCGAAGGTCGACCAACACGTCGGATTCGGATCCCAGCGAGCTCAACGCGCTTCGCAATTGTTCGCGCGTTGCCACATCCCATTCGCCACGCAACGTGGCCACGCGCATTCCCTCAAAGCTGGAGGTGAGAATGCATTGCTCCTCTTCGCCGTACACTCCC
This Candidatus Eremiobacterota bacterium DNA region includes the following protein-coding sequences:
- a CDS encoding STAS domain-containing protein — protein: MATLRGEWDVATREQLRSALSSLGSESDVLVDLRDASFFDSTALAELIGLYKRLNGAGRRLEALVGESNMRRLLELTSLDGLLGVSRERERYLVERLPRTEWPGPQGDEAENGRRT